The Bombyx mori chromosome 8, ASM3026992v2 genomic sequence agactcattttattttaaatatagttgagtattatttatttgtagaatttatactttaatgggaagtaagtaggtatattgttatgtgcaaatatgatatgatttagatgagtgaaatctaagacaagttcgtccttcgaatttgccaagtaaacgatatgatgatttttaaaagttgctacactgattttataaagttgtcgtttgtcgcaaaacataaagatatggcgtagttcaaagccatcagcccatttctagcatgctaaatgttatcgtattttgagtacgtgtttttcttagactattacaatctattttaattgttttgctgactctaaagtccgtaacatactaccgcagcgcaccccaaggaaggtgcgccgcaccatttgaatcactttcgcttgagagtgattcaaattttaaacttatcaagggaccgcgtgaaaaaaaaaacacctacagaacatttattcattaattacaaacgtcattccttgtgacttcctctctaaaatcacttaattattaaatatttaacaaatttacaatagtgttttactcactgcggaataaaactattttatttaaatagttccgaagagattttgtcggtagcctttttcccgaaatatctaaacagaatgtctaaatatgttttgatgacatattttaaagtagtatttatgattagtgtcatgatcaatagattccgaccgaaaaatggatttttcggatgagggctccataatgaatttaaatacatatagataatagttttaggacatcgactttcttgagatcctataaaatacgttttaattattatttttgtatgttttaagcatgataaattatgaaattttatattatcaatcatattaaatcgatatcatagtcaataaataatgtacaacccaaaacagacggccgaactgacgtgacaatgacatttggcgcgctaaacatggcggattttcggcctcattagacggagacggagatatttacgtatattcatgtttcattttatgtacgcactgaaatactgttatattgttttcctgcgagttaaagtgctgagtaagaacgagatagatatatgtttatgtatgtgccttcaaaatgggtgctatttatataagcaattttacgtatagaacaatatgtcgtgtccctactatataggtctatgcctagaatagtaactctatgaatagacgactcatatatcatATAAGACCTGGCTTCGGCTTTttcgaaaaattatttcagaaaatatatagaacagacaaagctgtatgggcttagatccccatGCCTTTCCTaacaaggaaaaattgtaccaaaaaaaaaatctatggtaGACACTTTACTGGCAATACTAGTTTTGCCCGTTGCCGCCAATTTGCGATTTTGAGTTTTTTGACACAACGACGAAAGAAGGAATACCGTACTTTATCTTGCTACAAAACTACAATTTTAATCTCATATCCAGTTAATCACAACGTCTGACTGGTCTgaatttctgaaaataatttatagcCAAGGCTTTCCGATCACATTGTAAcactttttaatttacaatttaaaacacAGGGAAGTGAAACaagacaacaaaaacaaaattgtcaaaCTTGCGacttcaaattaaaatcaaaatacaacAACCACAAGTAAAAGTAAAATGTCTTATAATTTGTCGGAGGGTGCCTTAGAGGTAAGAAACTTTGTATGAATACTACAGAATGGAATACTACAGATTACGAACTGGTCGTACGAAGTTAAAAACTGGTACTTGATCACAAATGTAAACATTTCTTTCTTTCAACAATTCAACGTCCAACAACTTTCAAACATTCTTTCACATCACCTAAGATACctatattttaataagataTCTTGATTTTTATctctaataaaataacataaaatcatGTAATGGATGCAATACCCACatattctaaaaaaaagttctctaataataataagtataagaCGAACAGAAAAAACGTAAGTACCATCTGGCTCTGATTTGAACTTCCCTGCATGGAACACCATGGAATGGGAAACATCTCGAGCCTTGACCGGTGATTTTGCAAATTAGAAATGAAAAGAGTCCCCAGTGATAGGGAGTGGTATTGTTGTCCATCATTTCATAATGTaggctgtttaaaaaaaaatcataatttataaAAGCTTATGGCATCTGTGACATCTTTAAATACTAAATAAGAACCTCATTGCATTTCATAAATAAGTAAAAGTCTAGGCACAAATATACAACACAAGGCACAAAGCTGGTAAAATTATGgtgcaaatatttatattgaataaTTACATTATACAAAAATCATGTTCTTGCAAGACttttcactgatggtaggacctcttgtggagcctgcacgggtaggtaccaccgccccgcctatttctgccgtgaagcagtaatgcattttggtttaaagggtggggtaggtgttgtaactatactgagaccttagaacttgtatctcaaggagggtggcgcatttacattgtagatgtctatgggctccagtaaccacttaacaccaggtgggctgtgagctcgtccacccatctaagcaataaaaaataaaaaaataaaaattttcattttagacCATAATGAAGGGTGGTAATTATGATGCACCAATAATACAAATGCTGGGTACAAAGAAGATTCAAGGGAATGATGCTGGGGATAGATACAGATTATTGGTATCAGATGGAAAATATACATATAGTTTTGCAATGTTAGCCACACAGTTGAATATTATGTTGCTCTCTGGAGAACTTACAGATTACTCTGTGATACAAGTTGATCAGTTTGTTACGACATTGCTGAAGAATGTTGGGAAAGGTGAAAAGTAAGTAAATTAGatgaacaaaatattttaaaagatttataGCTGAAACTAGAAATAATATCACAAGCAATGTGATTATATATCACTCAATATAGGTGGTGGTATATAACTTGTTGATACTtatggtaatcacttaacacaacAGGCTGTGGGAATGTTCACCTatataaattcataaaataCTTATGAGATCTTTGAAATTGCAACACATTATATTATGGTAAATGTTCACAGTTGATATTAACCTGTATGTAGTCATCATAGTTAtgttgtaaaaattaataagaaaattttCATTATGATCAGGAATTACCAAGCTAGAAACCCTAGTGATGATATAGAACTAGAATGCACAAATGGGTCAAAACTTTACCTACATTCCAGCATGGGTATTCCATATCTTTAAAGTCAATTACTGTTTTCATAAGTTTTTAATGATTTTGAATTACAACTCCCAATATATTTTTCTCCAGATGTACAACCAGTACTGCCACTGACCTATGTTTGTGTTCAAAAATGTTTACCTTTAAGATTACCTTACCTtaagttttctttaaaaaaagggTCTTTGATttagaatattaaataattaaaacatatttcacGATTGATGAATaatgatttcaaaattaaattatttttcaggcGTGTTATTATCATTCTAGCTTTGACCATTATAGCAAATGGTCGAGATGTTCGTCATAAGATAGGTAATCCACAACCATGGTCAGAGGAAGCAACATCAGCTCAACGCCCAGAACCAAAGCCTGCACCAGTAACTCCAAAGTTTACGGCTAAAGTAGAACCAAAAGCTGCTAATCTCGATTCCAGTATGCTCTCGGTTAAAATGACCAATCCAATCTCTAGCCTTAGTCCTTATCAAAATAAGTGAGTATCTGAGAAGAAAAAATATTCCATTTAATTAAAGCATGATGAAAACCAAACCAAGCCAATTTCTTCTGCCAAGTAtcaaaatgatattaattagtAAAAGATATCGTATCTtgaatatataaaaacaaataattcattTTAGATGGGTAATAAGAGCTCGTGTAATGTCAAAAACACCTATAAGAACATGGAGTAATGCCAAAGGGGAAGGAAAACTATTTAGTATGTATCTATGTGATGAAACTGGAGAAATTAGAGCCACAGCTTTCAAAAACGAATGTGACACATTCTATGATATGATTCAGGTAATGAATAGAACTAAAATACAAGAAAATTGTAATATGTTACACTATAAATGGAAATATCCAACAATCAAACatctacattatttatttatttatgtacacacaaaaaagaagacattgtacagagtaataggaaaattatgtacaaaggctaATATTAATGTCATTAAGGACTAAAATAGTTGGCTGGATTCATTTTATACATTTCTCACTGTAATCTAATCCTTTATTCACTTAACTGTTTAATGCTGTAACTTTTCTTACAACAAATTACATGCTGTTATTTGATTGaactttttttacactttgaaCACAAAAAAATTGTCACTTATTTCAGGTGGATAAAGTATACTACATAAGTCGGTGTGCAATCAAAACTGCCAATAAGAAGTTTACAACATTGAAGAATGATTATGAGATGACATTCACTGCTGAGACTGTCGTGGGTGAATATGTTGGAGATGAGTCTGCTGTGCCAACAGTCCAGTATGACTTTTTACCGATCAGCGAGATTGCTAATAAAGAAACTGAAACGCtgataggtaaataaaattatttgttaaaaaaattttgtaCGTATATATCCTGCTTTGTAGTTTCATCTCGTCTACTGGTGGAACTAGTAAAATATCttctatttcatttcattttcagtTTTATGAGCTGctgtttcctacttcatttctCTTTAAAactaagtactggtggtaggaccacttgtcagtctgcacgggtaggtaccaccgccttgcctatttctgccgtgaagcagtaatgcgtttcggcttgaacggtggggcagccgttgtatactgagatcttagaactaatatctaaaagtgtgtggcgcgtttacgttgtagatgtctatgagttccagtaaccacttaaaaccaggtgggctatgagctcgtccacatctaagcaataaaaaaaaatatacaaatccgTATTAAGTTAAAAGGTTGTAAAGATACCACTGCAGAGAACAGTTAAGTTGTTCAAGGTGGCATTGCAAGTGACAAGTCCAATGTCcataatattttactaatagTCAACTGTGACTATTATCACATAAGGTTCCTTTAGCgtctaaatttttattaacaactagctgacccggcagacttcgtagtgcctcaatcgataaataaaagacctaaacttctgtataaaataaacttaaaacaaacaaaaggaatcaaagaaaaaacaaaattgttatttttatttaattccgagcattttcttaattatctaccttttgaaccttcctggacttccacaaataattcaagaccaaaattagccaaatcggtccagccgttctcgagttttagcgagactaacgaacagcaattcatttttttttattgcccttgtaggcagacgagcatacggcccacctgatggggagTGGTTATCATTGCccacagcaatgccaggggcagagccaagccgctgcctaccgattatatataatattacgcTAATGATATTAGacttcaatttaaaataaattatatttcagatCTCATAGGTGTTTGCAAGTCAGCATCAGATGTCCAAGAGTTAACAGCTAAAAGTACTGGGAAACTACTTAAGAAAAGAGAAGTGATGCTAGTTGACGCTTCTGGTGGAGCTGTAAGTATTATTCACAGtccattataatttaaaaaaaaggtttttgaaataatatttgacATCATTGCAGGTAACACTAACACTGTGGGGCAATGAAGCTGAAAAGTTTGAAGGAAACACAAACCCAATTTTAGCAGTAAaggtatgttaaaaatatatttgaattattttaatttttcgtcCTAAGCTCTCAAACACGCAATCATTCAACAACTCTCTTAAACTGATTTACCTTTTCTCTTCAAACAACAAACATTAATTGCTTCATTTACTTATTTACTAAAGTTCCTTGCAAGTATGCAATCCATGCTCTCTATTCGTCTCTTATTTTCATGCCATAATAGGCCTGACTTATATAGCCATGCACTATTCAGAGTGGAATCATTAcaaatagtataaaacaaagtcgctttctctgtccctatgtatgcttaaatgtttaaaactacgcaacggattctGATGCGGTTTTCTTTAATAgacagagtgattgaagaggaaggtttatatgtataattacatccattaaatagtggaaaaatcaataataaattacagtttccgaagcgtagcgagggcgggtcgctagttagtaATAAACAAGTTGATATATATTTGAACAGGGAGCTCGTCTAACTGAATTCAACGGCAGTAAGTCATTGTCTTGTTTATCGAGCACAATGCTGCGTTTGAACCCCGATGTACCTGAAGCTCACAAACTAAGAGGCTGGTACGACAACGGAGGGGCAGATGCCGACATCGTCAACATATCTGCTAAGTAAGTATAATTGAGTATATTGTTTTCCTATTACTACCATCAACTAAAAGTCTTACATCCAATGATACATTTTGTACCCCTAATAGAGAatatgctctgaggaattgtttgagatgatcccctcatcacctttttatcatcgcacctcccgccatcggagcagagttcatccatattatctggaaccgctgcgttcttcgacagtgcgtttccagaggtcttttttgtcacgtaccatccggctatggaatgagctcccctccacggtgtttcccgagtgctaatACATGtcctttaaaagaggcttgtggagagtattaagcggtaggcagcggctcggctctgcccctggcattgctgaagtccatgggcgacggtaactactcaccatcaagtgggccgtatgcttttgtctgcctataaggccaataaaaaaaaaagaaagaataatCACGTTTCTGTACAGGTCGGGTAACTTCACGGGTGGTTCGAATGAATGGATATCGTTTTCGGAAGCCGAGAGCCGTCAACTGGGCACCGGTGAGAAAGGCGATTACTACAGTCTCCTCGGCGTATTGACGTTTACGTTTTCCGAAAATGCCGTGTACAAGGCATGTCCGCAAGAACAGTGCAACAAGAAACTTGTCGATCAAGAAAATGGCCTATTCCGATGCGAGAAATGTAATAGAGAATATCCTAATTACAAACACAGGATCTTATTGGCGGTATGTTATTTTCACATAAATACAAAtagtacattattattatgaaaaccCCAAAcgattattataatagtatttccTCGGTTTTTATGAGTCTTACTCAGAATAAAAAGCActtttacgttttttattatttaggatGATTCTAATTGCTGAATAGAATTATtgaatgactagctgacccggcagacttcgtagtgcctaaacctaaacctttgtataaaataaacttaaaacaaacaaaaggaatccgtccgacgggggacacatcaaagagaaaacaaaattgttattttaattccgagcattttcatatttatctaccttttaaaccttctctggacttccacaaatttaagaccaaaattagccaaatcggtccaacccttctcgagttttagcgagactaacgaacagcaattcatttttatatatagagatatagaagaagatatagatatagatttaaatttttgttctCGTTAGGCAAACGTCTCAGATCCTACTGGCGACCAACGTGTCACGCTTTTCAACGAAGCCGCAGAAACAATGCTGGGCAAGTCCGCCGAAGAAATCGCACGTCTGTCGGAATACGACAAGAACGAATATAACAAAATCTTTGACGAAGTGAAATTCAAAACTTTTGTCTTTAAATTCCGTACCAAGAtggaaaattttaatgtaagtaTGTT encodes the following:
- the Rpa1 gene encoding replication protein A1 (The RefSeq protein has 3 substitutions compared to this genomic sequence) translates to MSYNLSEGALETIMKGGNYDAPIIQMLGTKKIQGNDAGDRYRLLVSDGKYTYSFAMLATQLNIMLLSGELTDYSVIQVDQFVTTLLKNVGKGEKRVIIILALTIIANGRDVRHKIGNPQPWSEEATSAQRPEPKPAPVTPKFTAKVEPKAANLDSSMLSVKMTNPISSLSPYQNKWVIRARVMSKTPIRTWSNAKGERKLFSMYPCDETGEIRATAFKNECDTFYDMIQVDKVYYISRCAIKTANKKFTTLKNDYEMTFTAETVVGEYVGDESAVPTVQYDFLPISEIANKETETLIDLIDVCKSASDVQELTAKSTGKLLKKREVMLVDASGGAVTLTLWGNEAEKFEGNTNPILAVKGARLTEFNGSKSLSCLSSTMLRLNPDVPEAHKLRGWYDNGGADADIVNISAKSGNFTGGSNEWISFSEAESRQLGTGEKGDYYSLLGVLTFTFSENAVYKACPQEQCNKKLVDQENGLFRCEKCNREYPNYKHRILLAANVSDPTGDQRVTLFNEAAETMLGKSAEEIARLSEYDKNEYNKIFDEVKFKTFVFKFRTKMENFNDESRLKTTVVNVQPVDYKDGIARLLKNIKTATGVQV